A window of Thiocapsa bogorovii genomic DNA:
CGCTTGCGGCCTGGTCGATCGGCCTGGCGATGGGACTCCCGCCAGAGCTGCGCGCGGGCCTGATCCTCGTCGGGACGGCTCCGGGCGGGACGGCCTCGAACGTCGTCTGCTACCTGGCGAAGGGCGATGTCGCACTCTCCATCACCCTCACGACTTCCTCGACGCTCGCCGCGGTACTGCTGATGCCGGCTTTGACCTGGCTCTATCTCGGCGAGCGCGTGCCGGTTCCCGCCCTGGAGATGCTGATTTCAATCGCTCAGGTCGTCCTGGCACCCGTGGCCTTGGGGCTTCTCGTCAACCGCTTGCTCGGTCCCCGGATCGAACGGGTGAAGGTGGTCTTCCCGCTCATCTCGGTCGCCGCCATCGTTCTGATCATCGCCATCATCGTCGCACTCAACGCAGGCAATCTCGCGCAGGTCGGCCTTGCCGTGATGATCGCGGTCTTCCTGCACAACGGGATCGGACTCGCCGCCGGCTATTGGTCGGCACGCCTGCTCGGTCGCGACGAGACCACCGCGCGTACCCTGGCG
This region includes:
- a CDS encoding bile acid:sodium symporter family protein — encoded protein: MVKRIATWFPFWALLGALFAYLFPQLLVGFKPAILPLLGLVMFGMGVTLTPGQFAAVLRRPGLVALGMALQFGVMPLAAWSIGLAMGLPPELRAGLILVGTAPGGTASNVVCYLAKGDVALSITLTTSSTLAAVLLMPALTWLYLGERVPVPALEMLISIAQVVLAPVALGLLVNRLLGPRIERVKVVFPLISVAAIVLIIAIIVALNAGNLAQVGLAVMIAVFLHNGIGLAAGYWSARLLGRDETTARTLAIEVGMQNSGLAVALAVKFFGPAAALPGAVFSIWHNLSSAALASWWARRASREDSIWSG